The genomic interval CGCCAGAGCACGTCGACTTCGGCGAGGGTGAGTTCGCGGCGATTCACACAAGATTCCTCCTCTCATAGGACGAGATACACATATGTATGTGACGCGCGAAATCAAAAATGAGTGTTTCATCTTCTAGGTTCTTCGCTAAAACATTCCACAAAATGAAGCTCGAATACGATCTCGGCCTGAGCCGGATCTACGAACTCGTCATCAATTCGAATCCGTGCTACGCCTTTTTGCTCGACGGAAATACGCTCTTACAAAACAAGACCGTGTGTGCACACGTGCTCGGGCACTGCGATTTCTTTAAGAACAATGCGGCGTTTCGACACACGTCCCGCGACATGGTCGAGCGCATGGCGTCGAGCGCCGAGCGGATTTATCATTACGAGCTCGAACACGGCAGGCGCCGCGTCGAGGAGTTGCTCGACGCGGGCCTCGCCATCGCCGAACACGTCGATCCGTCGGAGGAGGGGCGCAATGCTCGGCGCGCCGCCAAGGAGCGCATGTACCGCCAGCGCTTGGGCCAACGCGCGGAACCGCCCCGCAAGGTGCGCGAGCCTGGACCTTATGATGATCTGTTTGCGCTGGATGGCCCTCTGCCCGAGCCGGATGAGGAGTCCATCCCCGCGCGCGTGCTGAATAAGGACGTGGTGCTGTTCATCATCGAGAACAGCTCCGCACTGGAGGAATGGGAACGGGATATCCTCTCGATGTTGCGCGAGGAGATGCTCTATTTCTGGCCTCAGCTGGAGACCAAGATCATGAACGAGGGATGGGCGACCTATTGGCACCTGCGCATCATGCGGGAGATGGATTTGTCGGACGAAGAGGCCTTGGAGTTCGCCAAGATGCACTCGGGCGTCGTTTTGCCTTCCCGAACGAGTATCAATCCTTACCACGTCGGTCTCGCCATCTGGGAGGACATTGAGCGGCGATGGAACGAGCCGACGAAGGAGGAGCAGGAGCGGTACGGCCGGCGGCCCGGTGAGGGGCGGGAGAAGATGTTTGAGGTGCGCGAGATCGAGACGGACGTCTCCTTCTTGCGCAACTATTTAACCAAGGACCTGATTGAAAAACTTGATCTGTACGTGTATCAAAAGGTGGGAAACGACTGGCGCGTCGTCGAGAAGGATTGGGAAAAGGTGCGAGACGCGCTCGTCGCCTCGCGGATCAACGGCGGAATCCCCGTGCTGTACGTGGAGGATGGGGATTATCGCCGCAACGGCGAATTGCTCATTCGTCACGCGTTCGAAGGGATGGAACTCGATCTCCGTCATCTGGAAAAGACGCTGCCCTACTTCTACCGCCTATGGGGCCGGCCCGTTCACCTGCAGACCGTCGTCGAAGGACGAGACGTCACCTTCACCTATGATGGGAAGAAGGTGCAGCGATCGTTCTTGAAAGATTGACGAACATGCCTGGACGTGCGCTCGACACGAAGCTTTGGCCAAAGAGCAGCCCTGCCATAGGCGGGGCTGTTCGCTTTTCAAGCATTCTTGTTTTCTTTACGAAAATTTCATCCTTTCTATTCGGCAAGCGATTATATTCGAGGTCGGAAGTCATTTCACCATGGGACGGAAGGGGATCCGAGTGCGACTCCGACCTCGTGTGGATGCGTTTCATGCATTTCTCGCTGGACGATTTTTCTCCCGTGTCGGCGACAAGATCTTCTTGGTGGCCCTTCCGTTGCTCATTCAGGGCATGGGATCCGGGGCTGCGCTTCTGTCCTTTGCCAATGCGCTTCAGTACGTGGCCAACTGGGCAGGCGGACCGCTCGGAGGCTATCTCACGGAGAGGCACAGTCGAAAAGCCGTCATGCTCGCGGTGCACGCCGCGCAGGCCGCCGCCATCCTCGGCGTGATCGCCTCCCTGTCCATCAGGTCTCTCTTTCCTTTCATCCTTGTATTCTCTATCTTTCTTCTCCACCTCGCGTCGATGGTGAATCGGGTCAATCGGTTTTCGCTGACCACGCTCTTGCGCGATCGCGACCAGATCCCGCAGGCAAACGCGGAAATTCAGCTGATGGAATCTGCCGCGAGACTCGTCGGGCCGTGGGTGGCAGGAATCGTGATCGTGCACCTGAGGTTGCGAGCCGCTCTGGGATTGGATTTGTTGTCATTCTTGATCATGGCCATGGTGGTATGGGTGGCCCTGCCGTTGCCAGCCGGCGAGCGCCAGGGGGCGCATTCGTCTGCCGCTCGCGGACGTGACCTGTGGCGATGGCGGTTCGAGGGACCCGACGGGGTGGGGCGGGTCTTGCTCGTGAATGGGTTGGTCAATGTCGCCTTCACCTTTGTGTCCGGGTTCAATGTGTTCCTCATGAGTTCGACGCATCACTTGAGCGTGATGGTGATATCCTGGATTTTGACCGCGACTGCCGGGGCATCCCTGCTCTTGGGGATCATCCTTCGCGCGAACCTGGCTCATGTGGCCGAACCCTCCCTTGCGAAGATGGGGTTGGGGCTCGCGCTGTCCGGTGTTGGAATGGCGGGACTGCCGTTTGCCCACCATGCGGAACTCTACCTGGTCGCATACGCCGCGTGTATCCTCGGCATGGAGTGGTATCAGGCGCAGGTGCAGACATGGCTCCAGATGCGCCTTGCCAAGTCGGAACTCAATCGGGCCTTTGTCGCGACATCTCACGTGCAGAACGCGGTCACGCCGCTCTGGATGGTGTCGGGTGGGTTTCTCTGGCGCGCGCAGGGGCCTTGGTTGCCGCTTTCGCTGTGCGCGGCATGTGCCCTCGGTGGGGGCCTTGCCGTGTGGTTCCTAGGCCGAGTCAGCGAGACGCGGCCACCGATACAGGATGACAGCGGTACGGCGTGATTTGCGCTTCGCAGCAAAAACTTATAAGATGTAAGTGGCAATAAAAAAGGAAGGGTGAGCATGATGGCCAAGAAAGTCCTGATGGTCGTCACGAGCGCAGATA from Alicyclobacillus acidocaldarius subsp. acidocaldarius DSM 446 carries:
- a CDS encoding MFS transporter, whose product is MGRKGIRVRLRPRVDAFHAFLAGRFFSRVGDKIFLVALPLLIQGMGSGAALLSFANALQYVANWAGGPLGGYLTERHSRKAVMLAVHAAQAAAILGVIASLSIRSLFPFILVFSIFLLHLASMVNRVNRFSLTTLLRDRDQIPQANAEIQLMESAARLVGPWVAGIVIVHLRLRAALGLDLLSFLIMAMVVWVALPLPAGERQGAHSSAARGRDLWRWRFEGPDGVGRVLLVNGLVNVAFTFVSGFNVFLMSSTHHLSVMVISWILTATAGASLLLGIILRANLAHVAEPSLAKMGLGLALSGVGMAGLPFAHHAELYLVAYAACILGMEWYQAQVQTWLQMRLAKSELNRAFVATSHVQNAVTPLWMVSGGFLWRAQGPWLPLSLCAACALGGGLAVWFLGRVSETRPPIQDDSGTA